One genomic window of Glycine max cultivar Williams 82 chromosome 16, Glycine_max_v4.0, whole genome shotgun sequence includes the following:
- the LOC106794267 gene encoding probable serine/threonine-protein kinase PBL22 isoform X2 has protein sequence MKSRSGSAHKMLLEFIAGILTTMVGALLYCLFRRKVIPFLKQRKTLKGKEHKSFEYDKISLRYFDFKELERATKNFSQDCLLGSGAFGNVYKGTFDLEGTLAIKRAHSESFSSVEEFRNEVRLLSAVRHRNLIGLIGYCEEPGRHGAKILIYEYVPNGSLLEYIKGNETSLTWKQRLNIAIGAARGIAYLHEGVKPSIIHRDIKPSNILLGEGFEAKVSDFGLVRLGPTGDQSHVSSQIKGTPGYLDPAYCLSFHLTKFSDVYSFGIILLQLVSARPVVDSAVNQSNQHIIEWLCQ, from the exons ATGAAAAGTAGGAGTGGATCTGCTCATAAGATGTTGCTGGAATTTATTGCTGGCATTTTAACAACAATGGTAGGGGCCTTACTCTATTGCCTCTTCAGGAGAAAGGTCATTCCATTTCTTAAGCAACGAAAGACTTTGAAAG GAAAGGAACATAAAAGCTttgaatatgataaaatatcattaagGTATTTTGATTTTAAGGAACTAGAGAGAGCAACCAAAAATTTTAGCCAAGATTGCTTGCTGGGTTCTGGTGCATTTGGAAATGTCTACAAAGGAACCTTTGACTTAGAAGGAACACTAGCCATTAAGAGAGCTCATTCTGAATCATTCTCAAGTGTGGAAGAATTCAGAAATG AAGTTAGGCTCCTTTCAGCTGTAAGGCACAGGAATCTTATTGGTCTGATTGGATATTGTGAAGAACCAG GACGACATGGAGCCAAAATACTAATCTATGAATATGTTCCAAATGGTTCACTGCTTGAGTACATCAAGG GAAACGAAACGAGCTTAACTTGGAAGCAAAGACTAAACATAGCAATAGGAGCAGCAAGAG GCATAGCTTATTTGCATGAAGGGGTGAAACCAAGCATAATTCACCGTGACATCAAACCAAGTAACATCCTATTAGGGGAAGGTTTTGAGGCTAAGGTTTCAGATTTTGGTCTAGTAAGATTAGGGCCAACTGGTGATCAATCACATGTCAGCAGCCAGATTAAAGGGACACCAGGGTACCTTGACCCTGCCTATTGTTTAAGCTTTCATTTGACCAAATTCAGCGACGTTTATAGCTTTGGTATCATACTTTTGCAACTTGTTTCAGCTAGACCTGTGGTGGATTCCGCTGTAAACCAAAGTAATCAACATATTATTGAATGG CTTTGTCAGTAA
- the LOC100782689 gene encoding probable protein phosphatase 2C 46 isoform X2 has translation MLSRLMDFLTACWRRRSFSDGKGGSEVTGRKEGLLWYKDAGQHLFGEYSMAVVQANNLLEDQSQIESGPLSLLDTGPYGTFVGVYDGHGGPETSRYVCDHLFQHLKRFASEQKSMSEEVIRKAYQATEEGFLSVVTKQWPMNPQIAAVGSCCLVGVICGGILYIANLGDSRAVLGRVVRATGEVLAIQLSSEHNVARESVRQEMHSLHPDDSKIVVLKHNVWRVKGLIQISRSIGDVYLKKAEFNKEPLYAKFRVREGFKRPILSSDPSISVHEIQQHDQFLIFASDGLWEHLSNQDAVDIVQNNPHNVMLKCCPRVNATGYSLGC, from the exons ATGCTATCAAGGTTGATGGACTTTCTGACTGCCTGCTGGCGGCGAAGATCCTTCTCCGACGGCAAGGGTGGTTCCGAGGTTACGGGGCGGAAGGAAGGGCTGCTGTGGTACAAGGATGCGGGGCAGCACTTGTTTGGTGAATACTCAATGGCTGTTGTCCAGGCCAACAACCTGCTCGAGGACCAGAGCCAGATTGAGTCTGGTCCTCTCAGCCTGCTTGACACTGGCCCTTATGGGACCTTTGTTGGTGTATATGATGGACACGGTGGACCCGAGACGTCGCGCTACGTCTGTGATCATCTCTTCCAACATCTAAAAC GATTTGCATCTGAGCAGAAGTCCATGTCTGAGGAGGTTATTCGGAAGGCATACCAAGCCACAGAAGAAGGTTTTTTGTCAGTGGTTACCAAACAGTGGCCCATGAATCCCCAAATTGCTGCTGTGGGATCTTGTTGTTTGGTTGGTGTGATTTGTGGTGGTATCCTCTACATTGCTAACCTTGGCGATTCCCGTGCTGTGCTTGGCCGGGTTGTCAGAGCAACCGGGGAGGTTTTGGCGATCCAGCTTTCGTCAGAGCATAATGTGGCCAGAGAATCTGTGAGACAAGAGATGCATTCTTTGCATCCGGATGACTCAAAAATTGTGGTTCTAAAGCACAATGTATGGCGGGTGAAGGGTCTGATACAG ATTTCTAGATCCATTGGCGATGTTTACCTAAAAAAGGCTGAATTCAACAAGGAACCATTGTATGCTAAGTTCCGTGTGCGGGAAGGTTTTAAGAGGCCCATTTTGAGCTCTGACCCATCAATTTCCGTTCATGAAATTCAACAGCATGATCAATTTCTCATATTTGCTTCTGATGGTCTTTGGGAACACCTTAGCAATCAGGATGCTGTTGATATAGTTCAAAACAACCCACACAAT GTCATGCTAAAATGCTGTCCTCGTGTAAATGCTACTGGTTACAGTCTTGGATGTTAA
- the LOC106794267 gene encoding receptor-like protein kinase THESEUS 1 isoform X1 encodes MKSRSGSAHKMLLEFIAGILTTMVGALLYCLFRRKVIPFLKQRKTLKGKEHKSFEYDKISLRYFDFKELERATKNFSQDCLLGSGAFGNVYKGTFDLEGTLAIKRAHSESFSSVEEFRNEVRLLSAVRHRNLIGLIGYCEEPGRHGAKILIYEYVPNGSLLEYIKGNETSLTWKQRLNIAIGAARGIAYLHEGVKPSIIHRDIKPSNILLGEGFEAKVSDFGLVRLGPTGDQSHVSSQIKGTPGYLDPAYCLSFHLTKFSDVYSFGIILLQLVSARPVVDSAVNQSNQHIIEWARPSLEKGSVEEIIDANLLCQSEPCNMEVMLKMGQLGLRCVVEEPKHRPTMTQVCQELEQALHSADDSFNNKQSPKRFHTPIGSSQQSTKSETQRSVESYDCSQSFVSIDSVGLQKFHVDMDSFSFKSTDLRCLENNSISIDMDRI; translated from the exons ATGAAAAGTAGGAGTGGATCTGCTCATAAGATGTTGCTGGAATTTATTGCTGGCATTTTAACAACAATGGTAGGGGCCTTACTCTATTGCCTCTTCAGGAGAAAGGTCATTCCATTTCTTAAGCAACGAAAGACTTTGAAAG GAAAGGAACATAAAAGCTttgaatatgataaaatatcattaagGTATTTTGATTTTAAGGAACTAGAGAGAGCAACCAAAAATTTTAGCCAAGATTGCTTGCTGGGTTCTGGTGCATTTGGAAATGTCTACAAAGGAACCTTTGACTTAGAAGGAACACTAGCCATTAAGAGAGCTCATTCTGAATCATTCTCAAGTGTGGAAGAATTCAGAAATG AAGTTAGGCTCCTTTCAGCTGTAAGGCACAGGAATCTTATTGGTCTGATTGGATATTGTGAAGAACCAG GACGACATGGAGCCAAAATACTAATCTATGAATATGTTCCAAATGGTTCACTGCTTGAGTACATCAAGG GAAACGAAACGAGCTTAACTTGGAAGCAAAGACTAAACATAGCAATAGGAGCAGCAAGAG GCATAGCTTATTTGCATGAAGGGGTGAAACCAAGCATAATTCACCGTGACATCAAACCAAGTAACATCCTATTAGGGGAAGGTTTTGAGGCTAAGGTTTCAGATTTTGGTCTAGTAAGATTAGGGCCAACTGGTGATCAATCACATGTCAGCAGCCAGATTAAAGGGACACCAGGGTACCTTGACCCTGCCTATTGTTTAAGCTTTCATTTGACCAAATTCAGCGACGTTTATAGCTTTGGTATCATACTTTTGCAACTTGTTTCAGCTAGACCTGTGGTGGATTCCGCTGTAAACCAAAGTAATCAACATATTATTGAATGG GCAAGGCCAAGCTTAGAGAAGGGTAGTGTTGAAGAAATCATAGATGCAAATCTACTATGTCAAAGTGAGCCGTGCAACATGGAAGTTATGCTAAAGATGGGACAACTTGGTTTAAGATGTGTGGTTGAAGAACCAAAACATCGCCCAACAATGACACAGGTGTGTCAAGAACTAGAGCAAGCCCTCCATTCAGCTGATGATAGCTTCAATAACAAGCAGTCTCCAAAGCGGTTCCATACACCAATTGGCTCATCCCAGCAATCAACAAAGTCAGAGACTCAGCGATCAGTTGAATCATACGATTGTTCACAAAGCTTTGTTAGTATTGACAGTGTTGGATTACAGAAATTTCATGTTGATATGGATAGTTTCTCCTTTAAGAGCACAGACTTAAGGTGCCTAGAAAATAATAGTATCAGCATTGACATGGATAGAATATAA
- the LOC100782689 gene encoding probable protein phosphatase 2C 46 isoform X1 → MLSRLMDFLTACWRRRSFSDGKGGSEVTGRKEGLLWYKDAGQHLFGEYSMAVVQANNLLEDQSQIESGPLSLLDTGPYGTFVGVYDGHGGPETSRYVCDHLFQHLKRFASEQKSMSEEVIRKAYQATEEGFLSVVTKQWPMNPQIAAVGSCCLVGVICGGILYIANLGDSRAVLGRVVRATGEVLAIQLSSEHNVARESVRQEMHSLHPDDSKIVVLKHNVWRVKGLIQISRSIGDVYLKKAEFNKEPLYAKFRVREGFKRPILSSDPSISVHEIQQHDQFLIFASDGLWEHLSNQDAVDIVQNNPHNGIARRLIKAALQEAAKKREMRYSDLKKIDRGVRRHFHDDITVVVVFLDSNLVSRASSVRGPPLSVRGGGIPLPSRTLAPCAAPMET, encoded by the exons ATGCTATCAAGGTTGATGGACTTTCTGACTGCCTGCTGGCGGCGAAGATCCTTCTCCGACGGCAAGGGTGGTTCCGAGGTTACGGGGCGGAAGGAAGGGCTGCTGTGGTACAAGGATGCGGGGCAGCACTTGTTTGGTGAATACTCAATGGCTGTTGTCCAGGCCAACAACCTGCTCGAGGACCAGAGCCAGATTGAGTCTGGTCCTCTCAGCCTGCTTGACACTGGCCCTTATGGGACCTTTGTTGGTGTATATGATGGACACGGTGGACCCGAGACGTCGCGCTACGTCTGTGATCATCTCTTCCAACATCTAAAAC GATTTGCATCTGAGCAGAAGTCCATGTCTGAGGAGGTTATTCGGAAGGCATACCAAGCCACAGAAGAAGGTTTTTTGTCAGTGGTTACCAAACAGTGGCCCATGAATCCCCAAATTGCTGCTGTGGGATCTTGTTGTTTGGTTGGTGTGATTTGTGGTGGTATCCTCTACATTGCTAACCTTGGCGATTCCCGTGCTGTGCTTGGCCGGGTTGTCAGAGCAACCGGGGAGGTTTTGGCGATCCAGCTTTCGTCAGAGCATAATGTGGCCAGAGAATCTGTGAGACAAGAGATGCATTCTTTGCATCCGGATGACTCAAAAATTGTGGTTCTAAAGCACAATGTATGGCGGGTGAAGGGTCTGATACAG ATTTCTAGATCCATTGGCGATGTTTACCTAAAAAAGGCTGAATTCAACAAGGAACCATTGTATGCTAAGTTCCGTGTGCGGGAAGGTTTTAAGAGGCCCATTTTGAGCTCTGACCCATCAATTTCCGTTCATGAAATTCAACAGCATGATCAATTTCTCATATTTGCTTCTGATGGTCTTTGGGAACACCTTAGCAATCAGGATGCTGTTGATATAGTTCAAAACAACCCACACAAT GGAATTGCTCGGAGGCTCATCAAAGCTGCTTTGCAAGAAGCagcaaaaaagagagagatgagGTACTCTGATTTGAAGAAAATTGACCGTGGTGTCCGCCGGCATTTCCACGATGACATCACAGTTGTAGTTGTATTTCTTGACTCCAATCTTGTCAGCAGAGCCAGCTCGGTAAGAGGTCCTCCTTTATCGGTGAGAGGAGGTGGTATTCCCCTACCTTCTAGAACTTTGGCTCCCTGTGCTGCACCTATGGAAACTTAG